A stretch of the Vigna radiata var. radiata cultivar VC1973A chromosome 7, Vradiata_ver6, whole genome shotgun sequence genome encodes the following:
- the LOC106766187 gene encoding uncharacterized protein LOC106766187 has protein sequence MDRAPPNRSWMYDRCHRGRGALKESFVLGVEEFISKACEQERYRRDGGLRCPCLKCDCTKILNERVVKVHLYRVGFKPNYFIWEDHGERMPEDDVQNHESVMGVETEGGPINQFMVHDALRQNESCQASTSDXIEEAPNEETQRFYNLLLDANKPLYEGASDSKLSMCVRLLACKSNWNIPNQCLDFIAKMVLDGTPIKSSLPKSYYDAKKLQRTYASTQTVGHMTWHYENRSTNGVLRHPCDGEAWKHFDRVYPHFVIVTPYNLPPEICMSKPYMFLTCLIPGPFNPKVGIDVYLEPLIDELKKLWTSVLTYDISRKQNFILRAMLMWTINVFPAYGMLSGLSTRGKLACPYCMEYTKAFRLYHGAKNSWFDSHQMFLPNDHAFRRNRNSFKKGEVEMNDAPPYLTGAEVWNRIRGYPKIT, from the exons ATGGATCGTGCCCCACCAAATCGTTCGTGGATGTATGATAGGTGTCATAGAGGAAGAGGTGCTTTGAAAGAGTCTTTTGTATTGGGTGTTGAAGAGTTTATAAGTAAAGCTTGTGAACAAGAACGTTATCGCAGAGATGGGGGTCTTCGATGTCCATGTTTAAAGTGCGATTGTACAAAGATTCTGAACGAAAGAGTTGTCAAGGTTCACCTCTACAGGGTGGGTTTCAAgcctaattattttatttgggaGGATCATGGGGAAAGAATGCCAGAAGATGATGTACAAAATCATGAAAGTGTGATGGGTGTAGAGACGGAAGGTGGTCCAATTAACCAATTTATGGTGCATGATGCTCTTAGGCAAAATGAGTCGTGCCAAGCATCTACTTCAGATANCATTGAAGAGGCTCCGAATGAAGAAACACAAAGGTTTTATAATCTTTTGTTGGATGCAAACAAGCCATTGTATGAAGGAGCATCAGACTCGAAATTATCAATGTGTGTCAGGCTATTAGCTTGCAAGTCAAATTGGAATATTCCTAACCAATGCTTAGATTTTATTGCAAAAATGGTTCTGGATGGAACACCCATCAAATCAAGTTTGCCTAAATCATACTACGATGCAAAAAA ACTACAAAGAACGTATGCCTCAACACAAACTGTAGGACACATGACATGGCATTATGAGAACAGGTCGACGAATGGTGTTTTGCGTCATCCATGTGATGGAGAGGCTTGGAAGCACTTTGATAGAGTATATCCTCACTTTG TTATTGTTACCCCTTACAATCTTCCTCCAGAAATCTGCATGTCTAAACCTTACATGTTCTTGACATGTCTCATTCCTGGGCCATTCAATCCAAAGGTTGGCATAGATGTTTACTTAGAGCCCTTGATAGACGAATTGAAGAAGTTGTGGACGAGTGTCTTAACGTATGATATTTCAAGgaaacaaaactttattttgagGGCCATGCTGATGTGGACAATTAATGTTTTTCCTGCTTATGGTATGTTGTCCGGCTTGAGCACTCGTGGTAAACTAGCATGTCCATATTGCATGGAGTATACAAAGGCTTTTAGATTATATCATGGGGCAAAAAATTCCTGGTTTGACTCCCATCAGATGTTTTTACCGAATGACCATGCCTTTAGGAGGAATAGAAATTCTTTCAAGAAGGGGGAAGTGGAGATGAATGATGCACCACCATATCTGACGGGAGCAGAAGTTTGGAATAGAATCAGGGGTTATcctaaaataacttaa